In the Mya arenaria isolate MELC-2E11 chromosome 11, ASM2691426v1 genome, one interval contains:
- the LOC128208523 gene encoding 5-hydroxytryptamine receptor 2B-like, translating to MMDNSIDDQFLSESSVVPPWVSMATTVVLVMVFLLCISGNSLVLIIQWRQAHHSSTDYFVVTMAAFDLLTGMTLIPLIVAFLHVPLWQMIASDPICKVYTYVRYTVSIATTVLLSTTALDRYFKICRPHSRVFSATTARRTCLLMSIVFLIGCLPTAFTRELNTDGMLCKRTGALCYVFDSILVLTTAGLFGITSVSYFLVAKQLRKRRRPRPELAVSYNASKRILSDKVVTPREGHNAMPISQHEQPLGDNCQGIEINGATGNQDEGGQLSTITPAPRTLADPPHTRVLGLQNTVGHQNQQPPRTKQTLSMTNRRLTRTTFAMFLITVVYVTSWMLTFVAMILEHAQSWSESTLILRHTLLISYIVNCATNPLFFIWLSSAFRSRVKEALKCNSRR from the coding sequence ATGATGGACAATTCAATTGACGATCAGTTCCTGTCGGAAAGTTCAGTTGTTCCACCCTGGGTGTCGATGGCGACCACGGTCGTTCTGGTGATGGTGTTCCTTCTGTGTATTTCCGGTAACTCTCTCGTCCTGATCATCCAGTGGCGGCAGGCACATCACTCAAGTACAGACTATTTCGTGGTGACCATGGCGGCTTTTGATCTACTCACGGGAATGACGTTGATCCCGCTGATAGTGGCGTTCCTGCATGTGCCTCTCTGGCAAATGATCGCCAGTGACCCCATTTGTAAGGTGTATACGTACGTCCGATACACGGTCAGCATAGCCACTACAGTCCTCCTGTCCACCACGGCGCTGGACCGCTACTTTAAGATTTGCAGGCCGCATTCACGCGTGTTCAGTGCGACCACAGCGCGGCGGACATGCCTTCTAATGTCAATCGTTTTCTTAATCGGGTGTTTACCTACCGCTTTCACGAGGGAACTTAACACTGACGGAATGTTATGTAAACGAACCGGTGCGTTATGCTATGTATTTGATTCTATACTGGTGTTGACAACCGCTGGGCTGTTTGGAATAACATCAGTTTCCTATTTTCTTGTAGCTAAGCAATTACGAAAACGGAGGCGACCTCGACCTGAACTAGCAGTCTCATATAATGCGTCTAAACGCATCTTAAGTGATAAAGTTGTCACACCCCGTGAGGGCCATAACGCCATGCCCATAAGTCAACACGAACAACCATTGGGAGATAATTGTCAAGGTATAGAAATCAATGGAGCAACCGGCAATCAAGATGAAGGTGGCCAACTAAGTACCATAACACCAGCCCCTAGGACGTTAGCGGATCCGCCACACACACGTGTTTTAGGACTGCAGAATACAGTAGGTCATCAAAACCAGCAACCGCCTAGGACAAAACAAACACTATCAATGACAAATCGACGGCTGACGCGTACCACGTTCGCAATGTTTCTTATAACGGTCGTTTACGTTACGTCGTGGATGTTGACGTTTGTGGCGATGATATTGGAGCATGCGCAATCTTGGTCGGAGAGTACCTTAATCCTGCGTCACACGCTTCTGATATCGTACATCGTGAACTGCGCTACTAATCCTCTGTTTTTCATATGGCTGAGTTCCGCCTTCCGGAGCAGGGTGAAAGAAGCGCTGAAATGCAACAGTCGTCGATAG